Proteins encoded together in one Plasmodium vivax chromosome 6, whole genome shotgun sequence window:
- a CDS encoding hypothetical protein, conserved (encoded by transcript PVX_111110A) — translation MFCRSEKLARQLNTLGRAVAPRKRKKGQWHLHFEYNTNVGQRCAQKEKKNFEEMWKAVVRQDYIKRIMNIFGEQNIASEPNGGGALAPPYPCYFVLGPEGVGKKFFIQKAKDVFLRGQPHVGGEPSGDPPRGASQNGAPHKGQLHGGEKKKMSSSSSRRRRRSIFFEYDFKDVNQNESVIPFSVKLYKLEEFLRHRLMKEVSSDVASRRINMSHIYEQFILGGSTIEGEDPLFAKFPVLFKQMLNTPQMYDYLNEQDRENIGKWISLLERNSYKWEDFRSFLATLLRKLNVKCFLNELNEFSAFLYFLKMLAECEEYQYCMNNSEGILTDFSSGLFLYRYFLSLINFLRSAYGYNFYFVFYNLNCFLLGPQPARNFHFFAKWCEENVQRHNVPVVFHAIKNIEVMKFLFVFNNLVVGRHFGGDGTVRRGAIGVTSNGAAGERDLPPDAHGVSKELQNYHLIRERLIEIDDLSYEMVRCLIIPNFVKDEQVAKCIYNLIGGNAHLVKTVCKGLHDLNSQYDEEKMRNQIEMEKKQNITYDMDEEAKVNLRSNSIDEILQHRKLEQQKRFLKNIHQNVLHMFILDFERKVRTFFSLPNVERLKRRENSTNGGGRGQHDVRETPKEGLTYIQFYFTIFEAIKYFLKKKKIFCKNIINLNNPILLGLIDVNIIQYNYEHGYLELTNQLYEVLLVNYMNMKYRQFPLKYRAQYNVNYVLNYKIIQHEFNLLESQA, via the coding sequence ATGTTTTGTCGTAGCGAGAAACTGGCGAGACAGCTGAACACACTGGGGAGGGCAGTGGCGCCCcgcaagaggaagaaggggcagtggcacctccattttgaataCAACACAAATGTGGGGCAAAGATGTGcacagaaggagaagaaaaacttTGAAGAAATGTGGAAAGCAGTTGTTAGGCaggattatataaaaagaattatgaACATCTTTGGAGAGCAGAATATTGCTAGTGAGCCTAACGGAGGAGGAGCTCTGGCCCCCCCCTATCCTTGCTACTTCGTCTTGGGGCCAGAAGGCGTGGGGAAGAAGTTTTTCATACAGAAGGCGAAGGACGTGTTTTTAAGAGGACAACCTCATGTGGGGGGCGAGCCAAGTGGAGACCCCCCACgaggagctagccaaaatggtgcTCCCCACAAGGGGCAGCTGcatggaggagaaaaaaaaaaaatgagcagcagcagcagcagaagaagaagaagaagtatcTTTTTCGAGTACGACTTTAAAGATGTTAACCAAAACGAATCGGTCATCCCCTTCTCCGTGAAGCTATACAAATTGGAAGAGTTCCTAAGGCACAGACTGATGAAGGAGGTAAGCAGCGACGTGGCAAGCAGAAGGATAAACATGAGCCACATTTATGAGCAGTTCAtcctggggggaagcacaatcgaaggagaagaccccctttttgcgaaatttCCAGTACTATTCAAACAGATGTTAAATACCCCCCAAATGTACGATTATTTGAATGAGCAAGACAGGGAGAACATCGGCAAGTGGATAAGCCTGTTGGAGAGGAACAGCTACAAATGGGAAGACTTTCGTTCCTTCTTAGCCACCCTTTTGAGgaaattaaatgtaaaatgttttttaaatgagTTGAATGAATTCAGCgcgtttttatattttttaaaaatgttggcaGAGTGTGAGGAGTATCAATACTGTATGAACAACTCGGAGGGGATTCTGACGGATTTCTCCAGCGGGCTATTCCTCTACCGATACTTTTTGTCTTTAATTAACTTTTTGCGAAGCGCATATGGGTACAATTTTTACTTCGTTTTCTATAATTTGAATTGCTTCCTTTTGGGACCTCAGCCCGCGCGcaattttcacttttttgccAAATGGTGTGAAGAAAATGTGCAGAGGCACAACGTCCCCGTCGTTTTCCACGCCATTAAGAACATCGAGGTGATGAAGTTTCTCTTCGTTTTTAACAACCTGGTGGTGGGGAGGCACTTTGGAGGCGATGGCACTGTTAGACGGGGTGCAATCGGCGTCACTTCTAACGGCGCAGCAGGGGAGCGGGACCTCCCCCCCGACGCCCACGGCGTATCGAAGGAGCTGCAGAACTACCACCTCATAAGGGAACGCCTAATCGAAATAGACGACCTTTCCTACGAGATGGTCAGGTGCTTAATCATTCCAAATTTTGTGAAGGACGAGCAGGTGGCCAAGTGCATTTACAACCTCATAGGGGGGAATGCCCACTTAGTAAAAACAGTGTGTAAGGGGTTACACGATTTGAACAGCCAatatgatgaagaaaaaatgaggaatCAAAttgaaatggaaaaaaaacaaaacatcACGTACGACATGGATGAAGAAGCCAAAGTCAACCTACGCAGTAATAGCATAGACGAAATTTTGCAGCATCGGAAAttggagcagcaaaaaaggtttttaaaaaatatacatcaGAATGTTCTGCACATGTTTATCCTCGACTTTGAGAGGAAAGTACGCACCTTCTTTAGCCTCCCCAATGTGGAGCGGCTAAAGAGGAGGGAGAAttccacaaatgggggggggagaggacaACATGATGTAAGGGAAACGCCAAAGGAGGGACTAACCTACATCCAATTCtacttcaccatttttgaagctatcaaatattttttaaaaaaaaaaaaaattttttgtaaaaatataatcaatCTGAATAACCCCATCTTGCTTGGCCTCATTGACGTGAACATCATCCAGTATAACTATGAGCATGGGTACCTGGAGCTGACCAACCAGCTTTATGAGGTCCTCCTCGTGAACTACATGAATATGAAGTACCGGCAATTTCCCCTCAAGTACAGAGCCCAGTATAACGTTAACTATGTGCTTAACTATAAGATAATTCAGCACGAGTTTAATTTGCTGGAGTCTCAGgcgtag
- a CDS encoding hypothetical protein (encoded by transcript PVX_111115A): protein MQKRKIPKRKTQKRKITKRKTQIIESFPVHPQMNDFVHEDIELKRRAWALHFSERRTNSKFKFAKRGRKKYVTTWVKQKDQTDLFERWVKKTQLNEKYKPEDDQLEGHSDKAKLEREDPNITPQRNWTRRSTRINLQSILDKETYRRCYVDPPSDFSVEDDEEEQEEEKEGKKAEEKETEQKKANEKEVEEKKANEKEMEQKKASEKEMEEKKANEKEMEEKKADEKEMEEKKHPSEHETEHPSERETEHPREPNPT, encoded by the exons atgcaaaaaagaaaaataccaaaaagaaaaacacaaaaaagaaaaataacaaaacgGAAAACACAAATCATTGAGAGCTTCCCTGTCCACCCCCAAATGAACGACTTCGTGCACGAAGACATCGAACTGAAACGGCGGGCGTGGGCCCTGCACTTCTCCGAAAGGCGAACCAACAGCAAATTTAAGTTCGCCAAAAGGGGGCGTAAAAAATACGTGACCACGTGGGTCAAG CAAAAAGACCAAACGGATTTATTCGAAAGATGGGTGAAGAAGACGCAGCTGAACGAG AAGTACAAACCAGAGGATGACCAGCTCGAAGGGCACAGCGATAAGGCAAAACTGGAGAG AGAGGACCCAAACATCACCCCCCAGAGGAACTggacgaggaggagcacCAGGATAAATTTGCAAAGCATTCTTGATAAGGAGACCTACAGAAGATGCTATGTTGATCCCCCCAGCGATTT CTCTGTggaggacgacgaggaagagcaagaggaggagaaggaagggaagaaagcGGAAGAGAAGGAGACGGAACAGAAGAAAGCGAACGAAAAGGAGGTGGAAGAGAAGAAAGCGAACGAAAAGGAGATGGAACAGAAGAAAGCGAGCGAAAAGGAGATGGAAGAGAAGAAAGCGAACGAAAAGGAGATGGAAGAGAAGAAAGCGGACGAAAAGGAGATGGAAGAGAAGAAGCACCCAAGCGAACACGAAACAGAGCACCCAAGCGAGCGCGAAACGGAGCACCCACGCGAACCAAACCCTACGTGA
- a CDS encoding asparagine-rich antigen, putative (encoded by transcript PVX_111120A), producing the protein MKKKNIAAATSYGKVKSRVNRYDMNGSYNFNETKNGGKVPGGGTPGDGKKSRPEAPPAGKAANSAVTSPQNSGGGNAHHAQAAKYVKNAYPYDYNAYGPKKVGEYKEKMKGPMKGAGHGGDGGAHGEGRSSQAGMNSGGAPDGKAIAGGSKGNVDDANGANMNGGNANGGNTTGVHPSGANLSNTNAGRSQNTGRKGNKNENLNEEVSLLREKICFKMLKSIDIYITEIIMKSSFVTVYKMKEDELKWVRADIEGFLYIVRRSIKPTYRLIITNKKNENHLVQDIHGRINLSTDQNYIFYRVHNEESNLKSTYSLWFYSTEEKEKIYSMLRELVDRGAGAPSVSGAANLGSSDVSGIANGANVGYVHSKNINFILSKGEGGVSEGAAIGGMAVGGMAAGGMTTGGMAAGGVAPGGGIMGANPNDSSSKSVLLNGHDEELLKGGAISGADHAQRKANAKNGIPMMAPDSGRDNDYEKNFELMGNNKLENLYAKMNIPLGEGGHIPPGAANAIYGNYLKQLYKSSGGVNGMDGMEAIGQRGKMKDTPGEEGLAGCDSNVKGGAQQNSVDFNDKVGRKLLYLIKGLPMEGERGVEKGGERGGEKGSDNLKKLSGPDFYEGRKSEDMPRGGGGGTNNPAVDPKGGGGGGGYPNDKGSAISGGEAIMNLLGLSKNSDVKEDEVEDKKKKKKKKGASGEGPSGGGANGSANGNAAAIAIVNANASSGAITSGDNAGMNQMGSALGAKGFEANMQKRGLQLREMQLRELQFREMQLREMQLRGMQMNGLVMNGVPINGMAMNGMLPSGMPPNGMLPNGVPPNGMPPNGMPPNLMQMHHPQGNDLQMLPLPAEEMNGKAMKYAKGKSDCSEEPVSNNHPVEKAYLERPSFQNNSIESLHSKEVEVINGNMDDEKQMTSALLNIIKQKGDRANHVQGFEGANHHGGHDGMNEFHPDSYEMLLKMQGGGGSGERRAKSGQRVTNRMGSHVGSQLGSQLGSHLGSHLGSNLGSHLGSHLGSHLDNRSHNGPFDEGEMPRRNNHPGYSPHDKQLLKYEDERMDSFSGVEDYKNRSILLSRNTIHNVIKETLQSDEFVNLLWEKLVTSKNIM; encoded by the coding sequence atgaaaaaaaaaaacatcgcGGCGGCCACTAGCTACGGCAAGGTGAAAAGCCGTGTGAACCGTTATGATATGAATGGTTCCtacaattttaatgaaacCAAGAATGGCGGAAAGGTGCCAGGGGGAGGGACTCCGGGGGATGGGAAGAAGAGTCGGCCGGAGGCGCCCCCCGCCGGGAAGGCCGCCAATAGCGCGGTGACTAGCCCCCAGAACAGCGGCGGAGGAAACGCGCACCACGCGCAGGCGGCAAAGTATGTCAAGAACGCCTATCCGTATGATTATAACGCGTACGGCCCCAAGAAAGTTGGAGAGTACAAGGAGAAAATGAAGGGTCCCATGAAGGGTGCAGGTCACGGGGGCGACGGTGGTGCTCACGGTGAGGGACGAAGTAGTCAGGCGGGAATGAACAGCGGCGGTGCCCCGGATGGTAAGGCCATCGCAGGTGGTTCGAAGGGGAATGTGGATGACGCGAATGGGGCGAACATGAATGGTGGTAACGCGAATGGAGGTAACACCACTGGGGTTCATCCTAGTGGCGCCAATTTGAGCAACACAAATGCAGGTAGAAGCCAAAACACAGGGCggaaaggaaacaaaaacgaAAACCTAAACGAAGAAGTCAGCCTgctgagggaaaaaatttgttttaaaatgctCAAAAGCATAGATATATACATCACCGAAATTATTATGAAGTCCTCATTTGTGACGGTTTACAAGATGAAGGAGGATGAATTAAAATGGGTGCGAGCTGACATTGAAGGTTTCCTTTACATCGTTAGGAGGTCCATTAAGCCAACGTACCGACTTATAATCACCAacaagaaaaatgaaaatcatTTGGTACAGGACATCCACGGACGTATTAACCTGTCGACGGatcaaaattatattttttatcgtGTGCATAATGAAGAGAGTAACTTGAAGAGTACCTACAGTTTGTGGTTTTACAGCAccgaagaaaaggagaagatatATAGTATGCTGAGAGAGCTAGTGGACAGGGGGGCAGGTGCTCCGTCCGTCAGTGGTGCCGCCAACCTGGGAAGCTCGGACGTTAGTGGAATTGCGAATGGGGCCAACGTAGGCTATGTGCacagtaaaaatattaactttATACTGTCCAAAGGTGAAGGTGGCGTTAGCGAGGGAGCTGCCATAGGAGGGATGGCGGTAGGAGGAATGGCGGCAGGAGGGATGACGACAGGAGGGATGGCGGCAGGAGGGGTCGCGCCAGGAGGAGGAATTATGGGGGCGAATCCGAACGATTCTTCGTCCAAGAGTGTGCTGCTGAATGGACACGACGAGGAGCTACTCAAGGGAGGGGCGATTAGCGGCGCGGACCACGCGCAGAGAAAGGCAAATGCTAAGAACGGCATTCCCATGATGGCACCGGACAGTGGCAGGGACAACgattacgaaaaaaattttgagtTGATGGGGAACAATAAGCTAGAGAATTTATATGCGAAGATGAACATCCCCCTGGGTGAGGGTGGGCACATACCCCCAGGAGCTGCCAACGCTATTTATGGGAATTATTTGAAGCAGCTATATAAGTCTAGCGGAGGCGTGAACGGCATGGACGGCATGGAGGCCATTGGGCAGAGAGGCAAAATGAAGGATACGCCGGGGGAGGAAGGCCTCGCGGGGTGCGACTCGAACGTGAAGGGGGGGGCGCAGCAAAACAGCGTCGATTTTAATGACAAGGTTGGAAGGAAGCTGCTCTACCTCATTAAGGGGCTGCCCATGGAGGGCGAAAGGGGCGTCGAAAAAGGAGGCGAGAGGGGcggcgaaaaaggaagcgataatttgaagaagttaTCAGGGCCCGACTTTTACGAGGGTAGAAAGAGCGAAGATATGCCACGGGGCGGTGGAGGTGGAACGAACAACCCTGCTGTGGACCCCAAGGGAGGAGGTGGCGGCGGCGGCTACCCGAATGACAAGGGCAGCGCCATTtccgggggagaagccatCATGAACCTACTGGGGTTGAGCAAGAACAGCGACGTGAAGGAGGACGAGGTGGaggataagaagaagaaaaagaagaagaagggcgCAAGTGGGGAAGGTCCTTCCGGCGGGGGCGCGAATGGAAGTGCGAATGGGAATGCCGCTGCAATTGCAATTGTAAATGCGAATGCCAGCAGTGGCGCCATTACCAGCGGTGATAACGCAGGAATGAACCAGATGGGCAGCGCGCTCGGCGCCAAAGGGTTCGAGGCCAACATGCAAAAGAGAGGGCTGCAGCTGAGGGAGATGCAACTGAGGGAGTTGCAGTTTAGGGAAATGCAGCTGAGGGAGATGCAGCTCAGGGGGATGCAGATGAATGGGCTGGTCATGAATGGGGTGCCAATTAACGGAATGGCGATGAATGGGATGTTGCCGAGTGGGATGCCGCCTAACGGGATGCTGCCAAATGGGGTTCCGCCAAACGGAATGCCTCCTAACGGAATGCCGCCAAACCTGATGCAGATGCATCACCCCCAAGGGAACGACCTGCAGatgctccccctccccgcggAAGAGATGAACGGAAAGGCCATGAAATACGCAAAGGGAAAATCAGACTGCAGCGAAGAACCCGTAAGCAACAACCACCCGGTGGAGAAAGCCTACCTTGAGAGACCGTCATTTCAAAACAACTCCATCGAGAGTTTGCACAGCAAAGAAGTGGAAGTGATTAATGGAAACATGGACGATGAGAAACAGATGACCAGCGCGTTGCTTAACATTATTAAGCAGAAAGGGGATAGAGCGAACCATGTGCAGGGGTTTGAAGGTGCAAATCATCACGGGGGTCATGACGGTATGAACGAGTTCCACCCAGATTCGTATGAAATGCTTTTGAAGATGCAGGGCGGGGGTGGAAGTGGAGAGAGGAGGGCTAAGAGTGGCCAGCGAGTGACCAACCGGATGGGCAGTCATGTTGGGAGTCAATTAGGAAGCCAACTGGGAAGCCACCTTGGAAGTCATCTGGGGAGCAATCTGGGGAGTCACCTCGGGAGCCACCTCGGGAGCCACCTCGACAATCGCAGCCACAACGGCCCATTTGATGAGGGCGAAATGCCAAGGAGGAATAATCACCCCGGGTACAGCCCCCACGATAAGCAGCTGCTCAAGTATGAAGACGAGAGGATGGACAGCTTCAGCGGCGTGGAGGACTACAAGAACAGGAGCATCCTGCTGAGCAGGAACACCATCCATAACGTCATCAAGGAGACTTTGCAGTCGGACGAGTTTGTCAATTTGTTGTGGGAAAAGTTGGTAACGAGTAAAAATAtcatgtag
- a CDS encoding hypothetical protein (encoded by transcript PVX_111125A; Apicoplast targeted protein. Curated by Stuart Ralph, Walter and Eliza Hall Institute of Medical Research, Australia.), whose product MKRCLSRLKTVIAVLTVTELARCWPPITGSISAVKGGATKGGQACTEYVIPSSGVKKPPGSCFPLRRRLTARCKKNELSLQRYGLHDERDRRNWGERRLHFLFIRVAARRSETNQSDQTARPNRHHVNRVRGRYRPPRSIQVFSSNRQSDLSDEDREISPGECIKPRPPNETNELAESAEQKEEAECERVFLTDTKYYKRSKYSKAGYIKKKTREGEFANGNHGDGFHPKGLLHSEFPPTTSIESEGDLLTGRMRKGVQSEHRNLPEFFINSYYADRNRPNELDLSMGTEERGGASPVGGGEGDRKGESYPGSNPSGNPHSNPSGNPSSPPSSRKTSIMNEFTVIGEIVGVHGLQGWLKVVSFTTFNDIRFKKNTYRYLFMNTYAYPLPIKLADVKESLKVGFLYVKIEGIYSRTDALKLKSCLICDDKRKFPSLSENQYISTDLLNFDVFILNDLSNTCIGKVLSFVSKYDYICKRSAQSVADDLIKIEIKRGISLQKVFHIISAAQMYGMRSAGGGSPVRVLINRKGFSLTGQAGGGLSGGLSGDLRGERYPPERSPTHDCRGDRDLEDEPVKGDKNYYDSIDHFEGSSYKKIYKCDFCEDVYDDLREATEHESSHFPTDEELLFNASQASAPKENLFEVDRSKVSKLKPVD is encoded by the coding sequence atgaaaagatgCTTGTCGAGGCTGAAAACAGTCATCGCAGTTCTGACCGTGACGGAGCTAGCCAGATGTTGGCCTCCCATCACAGGGAGTATAAGCGCAGTAAAGGGAGGCgcaacaaaaggggggcaggCCTGCACCGAATATGTTATCCCCAGCAGCGGCGTTAAGAAGCCCCCCGGAAGTTGTTTCCCCCTCCGAAGAAGACTCACCGCGAGATGTAAGAAAAACGAATTGTCACTACAAAGATATGGCCTTCATGACGAACGCGATCGAAGGAACTGGGGGGAGAGGAGACTCCACTTCCTATTCATTCGTGTAGCTGCGCGTAGAAGTGAAACGAACCAAAGTGATCAGACAGCTCGTCCGAATAGGCACCATGTGAATCGCGTCCGAGGAAGGtaccgccccccccgctCCATCCAAGTGTTCTCATCTAATCGGCAAAGTGACCTCAGCGATGAAGACCGGGAGATCTCCCCAGGAGAATGCATAAAACCGCGCCCTCCAAACGAAACGAACGAACTTGCCGAATCGGCCgagcagaaggaggaagcagAATGCGAGAGGGTTTTCCTAACCGACACCAAGTACTACAAAAGGAGCAAGTACTCCAAAGCGGGttacataaagaaaaaaacaagagaAGGAGAATTCGCAAATGGGAACCATGGGGATGGTTTTCATCCGAAGGGACTGCTCCACAGTGAGTTTCCCCCCACCACGTCGATCGAATCTGAAGGTGATCTCCTCACAGGTCGCATGAGAAAAGGCGTGCAAAGTGAGCACCGCAACTTGccagaattttttattaacagtTACTATGCTGACCGGAATAGGCCCAACGAGCTGGACCTCTCGATGGGCACGGAAGAAAGAGGAGGTGCCTCGCCAGTGGGTGGAGGAGAAGGCGACAGAAAGGGGGAGAGTTACCCGGGGAGCAACCCCAGTGGTAACCCTCATAGCAACCCAAGCGGCAACCCGAGTAGCCCCCCCAGCAGCAGGAAAACCTCCATAATGAACGAATTCACGGTGATCGGCGAAATTGTGGGGGTGCACGGGCTGCAGGGATGGCTCAAGGTAGTCAGCTTCACAACCTTTAACGACATAAGGTTCAAGAAAAACACCTACaggtatttatttatgaatacGTATGCATACCCTTTGCCAATTAAATTGGCAGATGTGAAAGAATCCCTAAAGGTAGGTTTCCTGTACGTGAAAATTGAAGGCATATACTCCAGGACGGATGCCCTTAAATTAAAGTCCTGTCTAATTTGCGATGATAAAAGGAAATTCCCAAGCTTGAGTGAAAACCAGTACATCTCTACTGACCTTCTAAACTTTGatgtgttcattttgaatGACCTTTCGAATACCTGCATAGGGAAGGTCCTCTCCTTTGTCTCCAAATACGACTACATATGCAAGAGGTCGGCACAAAGTGTTGCAGACGATTTGATCAAAATTGAGATAAAGAGGGGCATCTCTCTGCAGAAGGTTTTCCACATCATATCTGCTGCGCAGATGTACGGCATGCGgtccgcgggggggggcagccccgTCAGGGTGCTCATCAACCGGAAGGGCTTTTCCCTCACGGGTCAGGCGGGCGGCGGGCTAAGCGGCGGGCTAAGCGGCGATCTACGCGGAGAAAGGTACCCCCCGGAGCGCTCCCCTACCCACGACTGCCGTGGCGACCGCGACCTGGAGGACGAGCCGGTGAAGGGCGACAAGAACTACTACGACTCGATTGACCACTTCGAGGGCTCCTCCTACAAGAAGATTTACAAGTGCGATTTTTGCGAAGATGTGTACGACGACCTCCGGGAGGCGACCGAACACGAAAGTTCGCACTTCCCCACGGATGAGGAGCTGCTGTTTAACGCATCCCAGGCGAGTGCCCCCAAGGAAAACCTGTTCGAGGTGGACAGGAGCAAGGTCTCCAAGCTGAAGCCGGTCGACTAG